Proteins from one Phoenix dactylifera cultivar Barhee BC4 unplaced genomic scaffold, palm_55x_up_171113_PBpolish2nd_filt_p 000334F, whole genome shotgun sequence genomic window:
- the LOC103718479 gene encoding zinc finger protein ZAT9-like codes for MGAHPMDGGSYYQSEAAALGPEDGSVAAKQKLAKNGLRIRFKCQKACELNEEVARGALSSDWSLEGASDGDMRAHRISNGELADDRDKHIESPDHHRGDDDGFLAKMEEENVPEKAVAEDPASSESKNEDANMAAEEPPTCPECKKTFPSLKALYGHLRSHPQRGYRGANRPPEAKNKLQRGIDSSSDLAFPAAKWSVTAKRGRKGIIESNDPESNAARILLQLSRGNDLAPTPTLPREIDRLRHRNRKSILADIRIEMDEEDTKAKGLQLKDAMHSELMNGNEDDEMEAGNDGNVEASSSPSACGRKVKKKRIKDLESAANEASPPTRGRRYHCSSCNRSFSTHQALGGHRASHNKNKNNSEEVVAMDGMEADAEELVDSKGAVPRAATAEHQCTLCHASFPTGQALGGHMRRHWNGPVNHPPLLPAAPSTPAPSPAPSSSESVKEANKGLLDIDLNELPKLEAEEQMILEPSI; via the coding sequence ATGGGAGCTCATCCCATGGATGGGGGAAGTTATTACCAGAGTGAAGCTGCTGCATTGGGGCCAGAAGATGGATCCGTCGCCGCGAAACAAAAGCTAGCGAAGAACGGGCTTCGGATTCGATTCAAGTGTCAGAAGGCTTGCGAGCTGAATGAGGAAGTGGCTCGTGGAGCGCTCTCCTCTGATTGGAGCTTAGAAGGAGCTTCTGATGGTGATATGAGAGCTCACCGTATCTCCAATGGAGAGCTCGCAGATGATCGAGATAAACATATCGAATCGCCAGACCACCATCGTGGAGATGATGATGGATTTCTTGCGAAAATGGAAGAAGAGAACGTCCCAGAAAAAGCTGTCGCCGAGGACCCTGCGAGCTCCGAGAGCAAGAATGAAGATGCGAACATGGCCGCCGAGGAGCCTCCTACTTGTCCTGAGTGTAAGAAGACCTTCCCTTCATTGAAAGCATTATATGGTCACCTGAGATCCCATCCTCAGAGGGGCTACCGGGGAGCGAATCGGCCACCTGAAGCGAAGAACAAGCTCCAAAGAGGCATCGATTCCTCATCTGACCTCGCGTTTCCTGCTGCAAAGTGGTCGGTGACTGCGAAGAGAGGTCGCAAAGGTATCATCGAGTCGAACGACCCTGAATCCAATGCGGCTAGGATTCTGCTGCAGCTATCGAGGGGCAACGATCTCGCGCCTACACCAACTCTACCGCGAGAAATTGATCGGCTTCGACATAGGAACAGGAAATCCATACTGGCTGATATCAGAATTGAGATGGATGAGGAAGACACAAAGGCTAAAGGACTGCAGCTGAAGGATGCCATGCATTCTGAACTTATGAATGGGAATGAAGATGATGAAATGGAGGCTGGCAATGATGGAAACGTAGAAGCATCAAGCAGCCCGTCGGCATGCGGAAgaaaagtgaagaagaagaggatcaaGGATCTGGAATCGGCGGCGAACGAAGCAAGCCCACCAACTCGAGGTAGAAGGTACCACTGCAGCAGCTGCAACAGGTCTTTCTCTACCCACCAAGCACTGGGGGGTCACAGAGCTAGTCACAACAAGAACAAGAACAATTCAGAGGAGGTGGTGGCCATGGATGGGATGGAAGCCGATGCCGAAGAGCTGGTCGATTCAAAGGGTGCGGTGCCGAGAGCTGCGACCGCAGAGCATCAATGCACCCTTTGTCATGCCTCGTTCCCGACAGGGCAGGCTCTTGGTGGGCACATGAGGAGGCACTGGAATGGCCCTGTGAATCATCCTCCACTTTTGCCGGCTGCACCGTCGACGCCGGCACCCTCGCCTGCACCATCATCATCTGAGAGTGTTAAGGAGGCAAACAAAGGGTTGCTTGACATTGACCTCAATGAGCTACCAAAGCTTGAGGCTGAAGAACAGATGATATTGGAACCTTCAATCTAG
- the LOC120103747 gene encoding WPP domain-interacting protein 2-like, translating into MDLKEDKSKSMLEEVGERKKSETLGKMAPSVGNKVEVNGDIGPEEHIKNHSPVETGGADGVREEIGSVSSSEAILLSPAEAKVNGDGVGVGHTAGSLSRTIVSPPIAASEVVASKPTPTKGYGLKKWRRIRRDLNKDGTTGADSAQILKRRLPLVETQKARDEHKQKSDGEDEGEGSVASMESRNARGSPLAVAGGTLDPELGLLVAAAGFSIGMDSENSEDRSSKSSTAASAPRLRHEAVGFGRERGKVKNFGGRGSGNVVQQRGQRGRGGGLDNIKKFRGDQVRIEKENSHSSAESDLRSSNAAFVQRGSMVSNGKQSEKSVNYDGENSDEAQPSEEVRSAYHKENGVIEDLSKEDLDAELLADKNVEKSESHQSHPNLDPFVESLVLLEAAQQALESEIEKFGEIEEPGLDDFDDDYEEVEGSSSPSPEADSIQLNQRIEQLQYKLEEALAAVRSRESKVLELEAILNRTELPRKEIENTDPPLLKEKCKEMEFELESLLEKKIEIEIEYLIMTRATRSWKVMAEDHIALLEDQKSLAGDQMQLMHKLRDTEVKVTMLTGQMGELEAYCAELVGAEEVLRLQNEVLKSSLCCFVQLVTLFIVFWWFLMQLLPPSNGVVPT; encoded by the exons ATGGATTTGAAGGAGGATAAATCGAAATCTATGTTGGAGGAggtgggagagaggaagaagagtgaAACCCTAGGAAAGATGGCACCTTCAGTTGGAAATAAGGTGGAGGTCAATGGCGATATTGGTCCGGAGGAACATATTAAGAACCATTCCCCGGTTGAAACAGGGGGTGCTGATGGAGTTAGGGAGGAGATAGGGAGCGTGTCTTCTTCTGAAGCAATTTTGTTGTCTCCGGCGGAAGCAAAAGTGAACGGGGATGGAGTTGGAGTGGGGCATACGGCTGGTTCGCTGTCAAGGACAATTGTATCTCCTCCAATTGCTGCTTCTGAGGTGGTGGCATCGAAGCCAACGCCTACGAAGGGGTATGGATTAAAGAAATGGAGGAGAATAAGGAGAGATTTGAATAAGGATGGAACGACTGGTGCTGATTCTGCTCAGATTCTTAAACGCAGGCTTCCGCTCGTGGAGACTCAGAAGGCTCGGGATGAGCACAAGCAGAAGAGTGATGGTGAGGATGAAGGCGAGGGTTCAGTGGCTTCTATGGAGTCGAGGAATGCCAGAGGGTCTCCCCTTGCAGTTGCTGGTGGCACTTTGGACCCGGAGCTTGGACTGTTGGTGGCAGCTGCTGGCTTCTCTATTGGCATGGATTCTGAGAATAGTGAGGACCGAAGCAGCAAGTCTTCAACGGCTGCAAGTGCTCCAAGGCTTAGGCATGAAGCGGTTGGATTTGGGAGGGAGAGAGGCAAGGTGAAAAATTTCGGTGGGAGAGGATCAGGGAATGTTGTACAACAAAGGGGTCAACGGGGGAGAGGGGGTGGCTTAGATAACATCAAGAAGTTTAGAGGAGATCAGGTTAGAATTGAGAAGGAGAATTCACATTCTAGTGCAGAGTCTGACTTGAGAAGCTCTAATGCAGCCTTTGTGCAGAGGGGCAGCATGGTTAGTAATGGAAAGCAGAGTGAGAAGTCAGTAAATTATGATGGAGAGAACAGTGATGAAGCTCAGCCCAGTGAGGAAGTCCGATCAGCTTACCATAAAGAGAATGGGGTGATTGAAGATTTATCAAAGGAAGATTTAGATGCTGAATTATTGGCAGACAAGAATGTTGAAAAAAGCGAGAGCCATCAATCCCACCCAAATCTTGATCCTTTTGTTGAGTCACTTGTTTTGCTTGAGGCAGCTCAGCAAGCTCTGGAAAGCG AAATTGAGAAATTCGGAGAAATTGAGGAACCAGGCCTTGATGACTTTGATGATGATTATGAAGAAGTGGAAGGTAGTAGTTCCCCATCTCCTGAAGCTGATTCAATCCAATTGAATCAAAGGATCGAACAACTTCAGTATAAACTGGAAGAAGCATTAGCAGCTGTCAGGTCTAGAGAATCAAAGGTGCTTGAACTTGAAGCAATCCTCAACAGAACTGAGTTGCCAAGAAAGGAAATAGAGAACACTGATCCACCATTACTTAAAGAGAAGTGCAAGGAGATGGAGTTTGAACTTGAGAGCCTGCttgagaagaagatagagataGAAATCGAGTATTTGATCATGACAAGAGCTACTCGAAGCTGGAAAGTCATGGCAGAAGATCACATTGCTCTCCTTGAGGACCAGAAGTCTCTTGCTGGGGATCAAATGCAGCTTATGCATAAGTTGAGAGATACTGAGGTTAAGGTGACCATGTTGACAGGGCAAATGGGGGAATTAGAGGCTTACTGTGCAGAGCTGGTAGGGGCCGAAGAGGTCTTGCGGCTGCAGAATGAAGTCCTTAAGTCTTCTCTCTGTTGCTTTGTTCAGCTGGTAACGTTGTTTATCGTATTTTGGTGGTTTCTCATGCAGTTGTTGCCCCCATCTAATGGGGTTGTGCCCACCTAA